A genomic window from Thiomonas arsenitoxydans includes:
- a CDS encoding response regulator transcription factor, producing MRILLVEDDHMLGAATREALRDATHAVDWVLDGASALSAAQGGEYELMLLDLGLPKRDGLSVLQALRQSGSNLPILILAARDALEDRVRGLDLGADDYLVKPFESAELLARIRAVARRQGGQAQPVLSNGVLELDPVSREVRFQGQTQRLTAREYALLHALLLRPGAILSRSELEDRIYGWNEEVESNAVEFLIHSLRKKLAPDVIKNVRGVGWLAPRGDTDKAP from the coding sequence ATGCGCATTCTCCTGGTTGAAGACGATCACATGCTGGGCGCCGCCACGCGCGAAGCCCTGCGCGACGCCACCCACGCGGTGGACTGGGTACTCGACGGCGCGTCGGCGCTGAGCGCGGCGCAAGGCGGCGAATACGAGCTGATGCTGCTCGATCTCGGCCTGCCCAAGCGCGACGGTCTGTCGGTGCTGCAGGCGCTGCGGCAGTCAGGCAGCAACCTGCCCATCCTCATCCTCGCTGCGCGCGACGCGCTCGAAGACCGGGTGCGCGGCCTCGACCTGGGCGCAGACGACTATCTGGTCAAACCCTTCGAGAGCGCCGAGCTGCTGGCGCGCATCCGCGCCGTGGCGCGGCGCCAGGGCGGGCAGGCGCAGCCTGTGCTGTCCAACGGTGTGCTCGAACTCGACCCCGTTTCCCGCGAGGTGCGGTTTCAGGGGCAGACGCAGCGTCTGACCGCGCGCGAATACGCCCTGCTCCACGCGCTATTGCTGCGCCCCGGCGCCATTCTGTCGCGCAGCGAACTCGAAGACCGCATCTACGGCTGGAACGAAGAGGTGGAAAGCAACGCGGTGGAGTTTCTCATCCACAGCCTGCGCAAAAAACTCGCGCCGGATGTCATCAAAAACGTGCGCGGGGTGGGCTGGCTGGCGCCGCGCGGCGATACGGACAAGGCGCCATGA
- a CDS encoding ATP-binding protein — protein MNPLAALRHWGAQSLLRRLWLWMTVSVVVVGLGTAALSYFFGYQEANELQDAQLRQIASLVHRWGHLPDSALNPAGADVDKDARIVVQRLGAPVGAHGLQLSKDLSDGMHVVQSGDHAWRVFVQQGDKGRIAVAQRTDVRTDAAIDSAQRTLFPLLALIPLLALLSAWVVQRALRPLRQMAQGVDARSEADLQPLPQTDVPQEILPFVHSINRLLQRLNASMEQQRRFVADAAHELRTPIAVLSMQVDNLKPLQLEPQARQRIGALQDGLRRARTVVEQLLSLARSQGEQTTLRQMLDPSGVMREVITDLLPLAESRGIDLGIDRAEKVEIDTDPAQLYTLLRNAVDNALRYTPEGGRVDLRMRAEADRAVIEVQDSGPGIAPEQLQRVFDPFVRLPGAQSEGSGLGLSIIRQIAQRLGGEVTLRNATEGGLILRYSQRLTSARSG, from the coding sequence ATGAATCCCCTGGCCGCACTGCGCCATTGGGGCGCGCAATCGCTGCTGCGTCGACTATGGCTGTGGATGACGGTGAGTGTGGTTGTCGTCGGTCTGGGCACGGCGGCGCTGTCCTACTTTTTCGGCTATCAGGAAGCCAACGAACTGCAGGACGCGCAACTGCGCCAAATCGCCAGCCTGGTGCACCGCTGGGGCCATCTTCCTGACAGCGCGCTCAACCCCGCCGGGGCCGATGTCGATAAAGACGCCCGCATTGTGGTGCAGCGGCTGGGAGCACCCGTGGGTGCGCACGGCCTGCAGCTCTCCAAAGACCTGAGCGACGGCATGCATGTGGTGCAAAGCGGCGACCATGCCTGGCGCGTGTTCGTGCAGCAGGGCGACAAAGGCCGCATCGCCGTGGCGCAGCGCACCGATGTGCGCACCGACGCCGCCATCGACAGCGCGCAGCGCACCCTGTTTCCGCTGCTGGCGCTTATCCCGCTGCTGGCCCTGCTGTCTGCTTGGGTGGTGCAGCGGGCGCTGCGGCCGCTGCGGCAAATGGCGCAGGGCGTGGACGCGCGCAGCGAAGCCGATCTGCAGCCCCTGCCGCAAACCGATGTGCCGCAGGAAATCCTGCCCTTCGTGCACTCCATCAACCGCCTGCTGCAACGTTTGAATGCCTCGATGGAACAGCAACGCCGCTTCGTCGCCGACGCCGCGCACGAACTGCGCACCCCCATCGCCGTGCTCAGCATGCAGGTGGACAACCTCAAACCGCTGCAGCTTGAACCGCAGGCGCGGCAGCGCATCGGCGCGCTGCAAGACGGCCTGCGTCGCGCCCGCACCGTGGTGGAACAATTGCTCAGCCTCGCCCGTTCACAAGGCGAGCAGACGACGCTGCGGCAGATGCTCGACCCGAGCGGGGTGATGCGCGAAGTGATCACCGATCTGCTGCCGCTGGCCGAGAGCCGCGGCATCGACCTGGGCATCGACCGCGCCGAGAAGGTGGAGATCGACACCGATCCCGCCCAGCTCTACACCCTGCTGCGCAACGCGGTGGACAACGCGCTGCGCTACACCCCGGAAGGCGGACGGGTCGATCTGCGGATGCGGGCCGAGGCCGACCGCGCGGTCATCGAAGTGCAGGACAGCGGCCCCGGCATTGCGCCCGAGCAGTTGCAGCGGGTGTTCGACCCCTTCGTGCGCCTGCCGGGCGCGCAAAGCGAAGGCAGCGGGCTGGGCCTGTCCATCATCCGCCAGATCGCGCAGCGCCTGGGCGGCGAGGTGACGCTGCGCAACGCCACCGAGGGCGGACTGATCCTGCGCTACAGCCAGCGCCTCACTTCGGCCAGATCCGGCTGA
- a CDS encoding PQQ-dependent sugar dehydrogenase encodes MQTPSHPTSPTRRHTLRWLGAGLGSTALGACGGGAVLVWGETPASAASSPLPIDTQPAVKAAAVIVVSGLSRTWALTFLPDGRMLVTERTGALRIVGLDGKAAAPIVGVPAVDARGQGGLLDVALDPAFAANRRVYLSYAEAGTGAEAGRNGTAVARGVLSNDGTRLSDVQVIFRQTPKIDSTAHFGSRLVFAPDGTLFITLGDRFSQRDAVQDLSNTLGKVVRIHPDGSVPKDNPFVGRAGVREEIWSYGHRNVQGAALHPVTGELWTHEHGPQGGDEVNITRAGRNYGWPKISYGCEYGAPVGNCPPVGGATSAPGMEQPVTYWVPTSIAPCGMAFYTASVFPQWRGNLFVGALAGQALWRLQLDGNKVVSREALLTDLGERIRDVRQGPDGAIYLISDGASAKIYRLQPV; translated from the coding sequence ATGCAAACGCCATCGCATCCGACTTCACCCACCCGCCGCCACACCCTGCGCTGGCTGGGCGCAGGGCTGGGCAGCACCGCGCTGGGCGCTTGCGGCGGCGGGGCGGTGCTGGTGTGGGGCGAAACCCCGGCCTCGGCGGCGTCCAGTCCGTTGCCGATCGATACGCAGCCCGCGGTCAAAGCGGCGGCGGTGATTGTGGTCAGCGGTCTGTCGCGGACGTGGGCGCTGACCTTTCTGCCCGATGGCCGCATGCTGGTGACCGAGCGCACCGGCGCGCTGCGCATCGTCGGTCTGGACGGCAAGGCAGCAGCGCCGATTGTCGGCGTGCCCGCAGTGGACGCGCGCGGGCAGGGCGGCTTGCTCGACGTGGCGCTCGATCCCGCCTTTGCGGCGAATCGTCGCGTGTATTTGAGCTATGCCGAAGCGGGTACGGGAGCCGAGGCCGGGCGCAACGGCACCGCAGTGGCGCGCGGGGTGCTCTCAAACGACGGCACGCGGCTGAGCGACGTGCAGGTGATCTTCCGCCAGACGCCCAAAATCGACAGCACCGCGCATTTCGGCTCGCGGCTGGTGTTCGCGCCAGACGGCACCCTGTTCATCACCTTAGGCGACCGTTTCAGCCAACGCGACGCGGTGCAGGATTTGTCCAACACCCTGGGCAAAGTGGTGCGCATTCACCCGGATGGCAGCGTGCCGAAAGACAACCCTTTCGTCGGCCGCGCCGGGGTGCGCGAGGAGATCTGGAGCTACGGCCACCGTAATGTGCAGGGCGCGGCGCTCCATCCGGTGACTGGGGAGTTGTGGACGCACGAACACGGCCCGCAGGGTGGTGACGAAGTCAACATCACCCGCGCCGGGCGCAACTACGGCTGGCCGAAAATTTCCTACGGCTGCGAATATGGCGCCCCGGTGGGCAACTGCCCGCCCGTGGGCGGCGCCACCAGCGCGCCCGGTATGGAGCAGCCGGTGACCTATTGGGTGCCCACATCCATCGCGCCCTGCGGCATGGCGTTCTACACCGCCAGTGTTTTTCCGCAATGGCGCGGCAACCTGTTCGTCGGCGCGCTGGCCGGGCAGGCGCTGTGGCGGCTGCAACTCGACGGCAACAAGGTGGTGTCGCGCGAGGCGCTGCTCACCGATCTGGGCGAGCGCATCCGCGACGTGCGCCAGGGGCCGGATGGCGCGATCTACCTGATTTCAGACGGCGCGTCGGCCAAGATTTACCGGCTGCAGCCGGTGTGA